In one Umezawaea sp. Da 62-37 genomic region, the following are encoded:
- a CDS encoding cytochrome P450 translates to MTHPVPVPQGLPTERDAGPFDPPRAITRLRGARPVSPMAFPDGHMGWLVTGYDAVRQLMADTRFSSRQDLGVLHMPYETPGMPAPTEPSPQTPGLFIAMDPPDHTRLRRKLTGAFTVKRMRQLEEQIVEVAEQRLDAMARMTQPVDLVKEFALPLPSLVICEMLGVPYADRADFQANSAQFLVKDQSLEEKIGAYLALTTYLAELVTGKRAEPGEDMLSDLARDEDLTIEELTGIAFLLLLAGHETTANMLALGTFALLEHPEQLAALRAEPELMPDAVEELMRYLSVVDILFRYATEDIELGGETIAKGSTVVVSLLAANRDPLRFDDPDEVDIRRKARGHVSFGHGVHQCLGQQLARIEMRAGFAGLLRRFPTLALAVPADQVRLKADMTIYGVHELPVTW, encoded by the coding sequence ATGACGCACCCGGTTCCCGTCCCGCAGGGGCTCCCCACGGAGCGCGACGCGGGCCCCTTCGACCCGCCCCGCGCCATCACCCGCCTGCGCGGTGCCCGCCCCGTCAGCCCGATGGCCTTCCCCGACGGGCACATGGGGTGGCTCGTCACCGGCTACGACGCGGTCCGGCAGCTCATGGCGGACACCCGGTTCAGCTCGCGGCAGGACCTCGGCGTGCTGCACATGCCGTACGAGACCCCCGGCATGCCCGCCCCCACCGAGCCGTCCCCGCAGACCCCCGGCCTGTTCATCGCGATGGACCCGCCGGACCACACGAGGCTGCGGCGCAAGCTGACCGGCGCCTTCACCGTGAAGCGGATGCGGCAGCTCGAGGAGCAGATCGTCGAGGTCGCCGAGCAGCGGCTGGACGCGATGGCGCGGATGACCCAGCCGGTCGACCTGGTCAAGGAGTTCGCGCTGCCGCTGCCGTCGCTGGTGATCTGCGAGATGCTCGGCGTCCCCTACGCCGACCGGGCCGACTTCCAGGCCAACTCGGCCCAGTTCCTGGTCAAGGACCAGTCGCTGGAGGAGAAGATCGGCGCGTACCTGGCCCTGACCACGTACCTGGCCGAGCTGGTCACGGGCAAGCGAGCCGAGCCCGGCGAGGACATGCTGTCGGACCTCGCCCGCGACGAGGACCTCACCATCGAGGAGCTGACCGGCATCGCGTTCCTGCTGCTGCTCGCCGGGCACGAGACCACCGCGAACATGCTGGCGCTGGGCACGTTCGCCCTGCTGGAGCACCCGGAGCAGCTGGCCGCGCTGCGCGCCGAACCGGAGCTGATGCCGGACGCCGTCGAGGAGCTGATGCGCTACCTGTCCGTCGTGGACATCCTCTTCCGCTACGCCACCGAGGACATCGAGCTGGGAGGCGAGACGATCGCGAAGGGATCGACCGTCGTCGTTTCCCTGCTCGCCGCGAACCGCGACCCGCTGCGCTTCGACGACCCCGACGAGGTGGACATCCGCCGCAAGGCGCGCGGTCACGTGTCCTTCGGGCACGGCGTCCACCAGTGCCTGGGCCAGCAGCTGGCGCGGATCGAGATGCGGGCCGGGTTCGCGGGGCTGCTGCGCCGCTTCCCGACGCTCGCGCTCGCGGTCCCCGCCGACCAGGTGAGGCTCAAGGCCGACATGACCATCTACGGCGTCCACGAGCTGCCGGTCACCTGGTAG
- a CDS encoding SDR family NAD(P)-dependent oxidoreductase gives MTFPTDRPATWFVTGASRGLGLEVVKQLLDRGDGVAATTRSPERLLTALGDDVDSSRLLPLAVDLRDAEAVTRAVHRTAEHFGGLDVVVNNAGYGFLAAVEETGEREVRDMLDVQVVGVWNVLRAALPILRERRSGHVVNVSSILGLTAMPGWALYCAGKFALEGLSEALAAEVAGFGIEVTIVEPGYFRTDFLTGDSIALPAGTTDAYPAIRGMTADHLALHGSQLGDPVKGAEAIIGRVVDGGGPLRQLLGSDAHAYATAKVDALRANLDATASTAGTTDFPTA, from the coding sequence ATGACCTTCCCGACCGATCGACCCGCGACCTGGTTCGTGACCGGCGCCTCCCGCGGCCTCGGCCTCGAGGTGGTCAAGCAGCTGCTCGACCGGGGTGACGGCGTCGCCGCGACGACGCGGTCACCCGAGCGGCTGCTCACCGCGCTCGGCGACGACGTCGACTCCTCCCGGCTGCTGCCGCTGGCCGTCGACCTGCGCGACGCCGAGGCCGTCACGCGGGCCGTCCACCGGACCGCCGAGCACTTCGGCGGTCTCGACGTCGTCGTGAACAACGCGGGTTACGGCTTCCTCGCCGCGGTCGAGGAGACCGGTGAGCGCGAGGTGCGCGACATGCTCGACGTCCAGGTCGTCGGCGTGTGGAACGTCCTGCGCGCCGCGCTGCCGATCCTGCGGGAGCGGAGGAGCGGCCACGTCGTCAACGTGTCCTCGATCCTCGGACTGACCGCCATGCCCGGCTGGGCGCTCTACTGCGCGGGCAAGTTCGCGCTGGAAGGCCTCAGCGAAGCCCTCGCCGCCGAGGTCGCGGGCTTCGGCATCGAGGTCACCATCGTGGAGCCGGGCTACTTCCGCACCGATTTCCTCACCGGCGACTCGATCGCGTTGCCCGCCGGCACCACGGACGCCTACCCGGCCATCCGCGGGATGACCGCCGACCACCTGGCGTTGCACGGTTCCCAGCTCGGCGATCCGGTCAAGGGCGCGGAGGCGATCATCGGCCGGGTCGTCGACGGTGGTGGCCCGTTGCGCCAACTGCTCGGTTCGGACGCCCACGCCTACGCCACGGCCAAGGTGGACGCCCTGCGCGCGAACCTCGACGCCACCGCGTCGACCGCGGGCACCACCGACTTCCCAACGGCCTGA
- a CDS encoding serine hydrolase → MSDDALVRALREELADGGLRGSFLVRDLATGDELGIDPDVEFPLASLVKVPLAIATLDRVRTGELDGAAQILVRAGDPESPGPPGLSRFRHPALVAVEDLVYLSTSISDGAAADALFALTPPAEVGRRLRGFGLRGIAVRHPISDLTDTPAERFDPAEVHLAHTLAIGARTAGRGHPVPQLDVSRASSGTARAMADLLQALWTPTAIDPDVAARVRDLLAHNVLRQRLAPDFTSDSSRWSSKTGTLLNLRHEAGVVEHDDGRVFAVVAMTESRVAAAAQPEAEALMGRVARALRDRLRL, encoded by the coding sequence GTGAGCGACGACGCGCTGGTTCGCGCCCTGCGCGAGGAGTTGGCCGACGGCGGGCTGCGCGGGTCGTTCCTGGTGCGCGACCTGGCCACCGGCGACGAGCTGGGCATCGACCCCGACGTGGAGTTCCCGCTGGCCTCGCTGGTGAAGGTGCCGCTGGCGATCGCGACGCTGGACCGCGTCCGCACCGGCGAGCTGGACGGCGCCGCGCAGATCCTCGTGCGGGCCGGGGATCCGGAGTCGCCGGGGCCGCCGGGGCTGAGCAGGTTCCGCCACCCGGCGTTGGTCGCCGTGGAGGACCTGGTCTACCTGAGCACGTCGATCAGCGACGGGGCCGCCGCGGACGCCCTGTTCGCCCTCACACCGCCCGCCGAGGTCGGCCGCCGACTGCGCGGCTTCGGGCTGCGCGGCATCGCCGTGCGGCACCCGATCAGCGACCTCACCGACACCCCCGCCGAGCGCTTCGACCCCGCGGAGGTGCACTTGGCCCACACGCTCGCCATCGGCGCCCGCACGGCGGGCCGCGGCCACCCGGTGCCGCAGCTCGACGTGAGCCGCGCCAGCTCCGGAACCGCGCGGGCGATGGCCGATCTGCTCCAAGCCCTGTGGACGCCGACGGCGATCGACCCGGACGTGGCGGCGCGGGTGCGGGATCTCCTGGCGCACAACGTCCTGCGCCAGCGGCTCGCCCCGGACTTCACGTCCGACTCGTCGAGGTGGTCGTCCAAGACGGGCACGCTGCTGAACCTGCGGCACGAGGCCGGGGTCGTGGAGCACGACGACGGCCGGGTGTTCGCCGTCGTGGCGATGACCGAGTCGCGGGTGGCGGCGGCGGCGCAACCCGAGGCCGAGGCGCTGATGGGCCGGGTGGCCCGAGCGCTGCGGGACCGCCTGCGGCTGTAG
- a CDS encoding LysR family transcriptional regulator, which translates to MDLVGACRAFVSVSERGSFTLGAAAARIPQSVASRRIAALETSLGGRLFDRTPRRAKLTPFGVDVLPAAKRVVQAAEALEQDARRAGRRPLRLAVPGSCGVRTLARLDADARARGVVLDLRPATPSERVEMLRNQEVRAALTAVPAEEGTWSVPLGVAGAKPFDADTVHLDTLRPGRGVRTARRVWLQPEDDVPHVRDRIMRARDALGLRPSQVVVAGSLTSAVAEVLGSADLLLCPAAQADELDLHWRPVGGLVLARGYDVAAGIGDDADRIRTALAGPVARCLGAEADA; encoded by the coding sequence ATGGACCTGGTCGGCGCGTGCAGGGCGTTCGTCAGCGTGAGCGAGCGCGGCAGCTTCACCCTCGGCGCGGCGGCGGCCCGGATTCCGCAGTCGGTGGCGAGCCGCCGGATCGCGGCACTGGAGACGAGCCTGGGCGGACGGCTGTTCGACCGGACGCCCCGGCGCGCGAAGCTGACCCCGTTCGGGGTGGACGTGCTGCCCGCCGCGAAGCGCGTCGTGCAGGCCGCCGAGGCGCTGGAGCAGGACGCGCGCCGCGCCGGTCGACGCCCGCTGCGCCTGGCCGTGCCCGGTTCGTGCGGCGTCCGGACGCTGGCCCGGCTGGACGCCGACGCCCGCGCCCGCGGCGTTGTCCTGGACCTGCGCCCGGCGACGCCGTCCGAGCGGGTGGAGATGCTCCGCAACCAGGAGGTGCGAGCGGCGCTCACGGCGGTGCCCGCCGAGGAGGGCACGTGGTCGGTGCCGCTGGGCGTGGCCGGGGCGAAGCCGTTCGACGCGGACACCGTGCACCTGGACACGCTGCGCCCCGGCCGGGGTGTGCGGACGGCGCGGCGGGTGTGGCTGCAACCGGAGGACGACGTGCCGCACGTGCGGGACCGGATCATGCGGGCGCGCGACGCGCTGGGACTGCGGCCCTCGCAGGTCGTGGTGGCGGGGTCGCTGACGTCGGCCGTGGCGGAGGTGCTCGGTTCGGCCGACCTGCTGCTGTGCCCCGCCGCCCAGGCCGACGAACTGGATCTGCACTGGCGGCCGGTGGGCGGGCTCGTGCTGGCGCGCGGCTACGACGTGGCCGCCGGGATCGGCGACGACGCCGACCGCATCCGCACCGCGCTGGCGGGCCCGGTCGCGCGGTGCCTCGGCGCCGAGGCGGACGCGTGA
- the bla gene encoding class A beta-lactamase: protein MTNHLLRRAFAAAFAATALTACSAAAAPTTATPPASPVSTTSGARSDADFAGLEKAFDARLGVHAIDTGTGREVSYRDGERFAYASTHKALSAAAVLGINTLPELEEVVTYTAADLVANSPITEKHVDTGMTLREVADAAIRYSDNTAGNLLFRELGGPAALGEALRGIGDTTTRVDRIEPDLNDTSPGDLRDSSTPRALATDLRAVAVDDVLPADKRDVLVDLLRRNTTGDKAIRAGVPAGWAVDDKTGSAAYGTRNDIAVLRPPDHAPIVLAVLSDRATADAVRDDALLQRATQVVVTALGLAG, encoded by the coding sequence GTGACCAACCACCTGCTGCGCCGCGCGTTCGCGGCGGCGTTCGCCGCGACCGCGCTGACGGCGTGCTCCGCGGCGGCCGCTCCGACGACCGCGACACCTCCGGCGTCCCCGGTGTCCACGACCTCCGGCGCGCGGTCCGACGCCGACTTCGCCGGGCTGGAGAAGGCCTTCGACGCGCGCCTGGGCGTGCACGCGATCGACACCGGCACCGGTCGGGAGGTGTCCTACCGCGACGGGGAGCGCTTCGCCTACGCCTCCACCCACAAGGCCCTATCGGCCGCCGCTGTGCTTGGGATCAACACGCTGCCCGAACTGGAGGAGGTCGTCACCTACACCGCGGCCGACCTGGTGGCGAACTCGCCGATCACCGAGAAGCACGTCGACACCGGCATGACGCTGCGCGAGGTCGCCGACGCGGCGATCCGGTACAGCGACAACACCGCCGGGAACCTGCTGTTCCGCGAACTGGGCGGCCCGGCGGCGCTCGGCGAGGCGCTGCGGGGGATCGGCGACACCACGACGCGCGTCGACCGGATCGAACCCGACCTGAACGACACCTCTCCGGGCGACCTCCGCGACAGCAGCACGCCGCGGGCGCTCGCCACCGATCTGCGCGCCGTCGCCGTGGACGACGTGCTGCCCGCCGACAAGCGCGACGTGCTGGTGGACCTGTTGCGCCGCAACACCACCGGCGACAAGGCGATCCGCGCCGGGGTGCCCGCGGGCTGGGCCGTCGACGACAAGACCGGCAGCGCCGCCTACGGCACGCGCAACGACATCGCCGTCCTCCGGCCGCCGGACCACGCCCCGATCGTGCTGGCCGTGCTCTCCGACCGCGCCACCGCCGACGCCGTCCGCGACGACGCGCTCCTGCAACGCGCCACCCAGGTCGTGGTGACCGCCTTGGGCCTGGCGGGGTAG
- a CDS encoding TetR-like C-terminal domain-containing protein, translating into MGRAGLTVDRLARAGAELADRIGFGQVTVSAVARLFDVQVSSLYSHVRNSEDLKTRIALLALEEMANRGDAALAGRAGKDALVALANVYRDYAREHPGRYAAARTRLTPEAAAASAGGRHSAMTRAVLRGYDLVEPDQTHAVRLLGSTFHGYVELELGGGFDHSAPDADVSWSRVLDALDALLRHWPEPDDGLTT; encoded by the coding sequence GTGGGACGTGCGGGACTGACCGTGGACCGGCTGGCCAGGGCGGGCGCGGAACTGGCCGACCGGATCGGCTTCGGGCAGGTGACGGTCTCGGCCGTGGCCCGGCTGTTCGACGTGCAGGTCTCGAGCCTGTACTCCCACGTCCGCAACTCCGAGGACCTCAAGACGCGGATCGCCCTGCTCGCGTTGGAGGAGATGGCCAACCGCGGTGACGCCGCGCTGGCCGGGCGGGCCGGGAAGGACGCCCTGGTGGCGTTGGCGAACGTCTACCGCGACTACGCCCGCGAGCACCCCGGCCGCTACGCCGCGGCGCGGACGCGGCTCACCCCGGAGGCGGCCGCCGCCAGTGCCGGCGGCAGGCACTCCGCGATGACACGGGCCGTCCTGCGCGGCTACGACCTGGTGGAGCCCGACCAGACGCACGCGGTGCGGCTGCTGGGCAGCACCTTCCACGGCTACGTGGAGCTGGAGCTGGGCGGGGGTTTCGACCACAGCGCGCCCGACGCGGACGTCAGCTGGTCGCGGGTCCTGGACGCCCTCGACGCGCTCCTGCGCCACTGGCCCGAACCGGACGACGGGTTGACGACATGA
- a CDS encoding GDSL-type esterase/lipase family protein translates to MITTTITSDLVRGALELERTAHGLLPHRLPARARAQSTDGQLAMAEAQPAGVRVVLRTAATTVELDVLPTKTAYAGVPQRPDGVYDLLVDGLLTAQATADGGNVLTVDMATGASATTPGPVATVRFTGLPDGVKDVQIWLPHNEITQLVALRTDAPVDPAPTGDRRVWLHHGSSISHGSNAASPSTTWPALAASLGGVDLVNLGFGGGAMLDPFTARAMRDTPADLISVKIGINLVNGDVMRLRAFGPAVHGFLDTIREGRPTTPLLVVSPILCPIHEDAPGPSLPDLSGLAEGKVVFRAAGEPGPGKLTLTAIRDELARIVALRAADDPNLHHLDGRVLYGDADAADLPLPDRLHPDAAAHRRMGQRFAEHVFGSAGAFA, encoded by the coding sequence ATGATCACCACCACCATCACCTCCGACCTCGTGCGCGGCGCGCTGGAACTGGAGCGCACCGCGCACGGCCTGCTGCCGCACCGCCTGCCCGCCCGCGCCCGCGCGCAGTCGACGGACGGCCAGCTCGCGATGGCCGAGGCCCAGCCCGCCGGCGTGCGGGTCGTGCTGCGCACGGCCGCCACGACCGTCGAACTGGACGTGCTGCCCACCAAGACCGCCTACGCGGGCGTGCCCCAGCGGCCGGACGGCGTGTACGACCTGCTCGTCGACGGCCTGCTGACCGCACAGGCGACCGCGGACGGTGGCAACGTCCTGACCGTCGACATGGCCACGGGAGCCTCCGCGACCACACCCGGCCCGGTCGCCACCGTGCGCTTCACCGGTCTGCCCGACGGCGTCAAGGACGTGCAGATCTGGTTGCCCCACAACGAGATCACCCAGCTGGTCGCCCTGCGCACCGACGCCCCGGTCGACCCGGCGCCCACCGGTGACCGCCGGGTGTGGCTGCACCACGGCAGCTCCATCAGCCACGGCTCGAACGCCGCGAGCCCCAGCACGACCTGGCCCGCGCTGGCCGCGTCCCTCGGCGGCGTCGACCTGGTCAACCTCGGCTTCGGCGGTGGCGCCATGCTCGACCCGTTCACCGCCAGGGCGATGCGCGACACCCCGGCCGACCTGATCAGCGTGAAGATCGGCATCAACCTCGTCAACGGCGACGTGATGCGCCTGCGCGCCTTCGGTCCCGCGGTGCACGGCTTCCTCGACACCATCCGCGAAGGGCGGCCGACCACGCCGCTGCTGGTCGTCTCGCCGATCCTGTGCCCGATCCACGAGGACGCCCCCGGCCCCAGCCTGCCCGATCTCAGCGGGCTCGCCGAGGGCAAGGTGGTGTTCCGGGCCGCGGGCGAGCCCGGTCCGGGGAAGCTGACGCTCACCGCCATCCGGGACGAACTGGCCCGGATCGTGGCGCTGCGGGCGGCCGACGACCCGAACCTGCACCACCTCGACGGCCGCGTGCTCTACGGCGACGCCGACGCGGCCGACCTGCCGCTGCCGGACCGGCTCCACCCGGACGCGGCCGCGCACCGCAGGATGGGGCAGCGGTTCGCCGAGCACGTGTTCGGGTCCGCCGGGGCGTTCGCCTGA